TGCATTAAAGATATTTCTTTGTGGATGTTGTGGCCATGTGTTGTTAGTCTTTTTTACTTAGCCTTGGTGGCCGATGGTTTTTATGACTTAGCCTCGTGGCTGTTGGGTATTCGTGACTTTGCCTCGGTGGCTATGGGTTTATAGCTTTGATATATCTTTTGGTTATCTGCTTGGTGCAAAAATGACCTCGTGTTAATTGCTATGTATAAACATTATCAGCTATGTGAAAATATTATCTgttgatattttattcttatttatatcaatttgcATTGGTTGTGAATATCTCTATTTTGAGGTACATTTTAGCGATGATCCGAATCCATTCTCTGGACTAGGTTCCCTTTTGGGTTCTAGTTCAAAGGAGAATATGTTCGATTATTGGCCCAGGATCAAATTCAGTAGGCCAAATCCCACAACCCCAACCCACCACGTAAAAGGCCTGACCCGACCCCGATTCGACCCACCCATTACCAAATTCGGTTCTCATTTTAAGTTAGCTGAAACCCTTCcccttcttattttttttccttggcCGAATTTATTCACAGTCCTCGTCTTCTTCCCTCTTTCTCGATTTCCTGCACCATCATCAATGGCTTCTCTCTATTTATTCACTACATTCGGGAAGAAAACGTAAGAGATAAAAGATGAGAGAAATAATCGGTAGAAAAGAGAGAGGTGAACCTAAGTGGTTCAATGGTGCCTTGGTGGAATGGGCCAACTTTGGTGCCAACCTAATCGTTGTTATATTGATTAGTATTTCggtgtaataattatatttttttttgtgagcTCACTGCGAAAAGAAATTCCCAACATATTTTATCCcttacaattaatataatcaaaatatcatcTTATTAGTTATCACCAAACAGATCTTTAGCAAATTATCAAACAATGAAAATCACTTGATCTGTTTGCTTGACGGTAATGCaatctgaaataaaaatataaaattgctTGCCacacatttttattcaatttcaattgtTTGGATAACACAAGACATATAAATCAAAAAACCATTGCATATGTTTGATATGCTATATACAACAAGCGAATATCTCTAGTATGTCTAGAGAACTATTATTCAAGCGATTAATCATATCATTGCTACATCAAAGTATTTAGCACCTTATCAATTACATCAACAATTTCTGAACAAAGTGAGAAAGATAATAACTATAAactattatgtaaatatacaaatattgatatttgtggGATTCGAACTGACTTTTGAGGCCTCAATCTTATTATTGGAACAAAACCACACCAAGtgaataatacttttttagtcATCGCTATTGATCAAGCaatgatgttttttttctttttttagtgaatagtaatttacctcttatgaattgcttcattttaaaaattataaaaaagtaaacattattatgttttaaaaaatataggaagataaattactattttttcataagaaaataatttgcttattttcaatatcacgaaagttatctttttttttttttttaaagttaaacCACCTGGAGGTGTGGGGAGCTTTTTGGGGTCCCCATCCCTTCTTTattcaaaaaccaaaaatagcCAAATTTATGACAGAGAGTACTAACTCCCTagccaaatttaaataaccaaaaatagCCAGATTTAAATAAGGAGTATTGCTCCCTTTACAATCATCAAAAGTATGAATAAGGAAACCACTCCCTTACAATAGATAAGAAATGAAAcataaataaggagtactactcccttacagaTAGTTCCTAGATATACTGTCAAAAAAGGAATGAGTTAGAGGCGATGATCCAACatgtcaaaaaatttatatcgaTTGGCTCTAATCATCGAGTCCAACTTATCACTTACTAAAGCTTTTCTGACAACAAAAAACAGAACATGCAAAGAAATGTACATTACTGTCAAGTTATATCAAAAGTTTGGCGTATTCAAAAAGTTTCTTTTACATCGCCAATTAACAACAAATGTATCTCAACTTAAAACCCCTCCCCACATttatttccaaataaagaaactAATTTTAGTCATTCGGGGTCGTTTACAAGAcctaataattacaaaatgtCAGAAATAGCAGCCCATTAGTAATCTATCATGTCTTAAAGGTCTGATAGTATAATCTAATCCTAATTCCACATTTTAtctaattgaataaatatcaataaaaaaaattattaatttagtatatcatacattttatccGATCGAATCACATCAACTGTTTATTTCATTGAAAGATAAATAAACCCTCAATATCTAAATGAATTCGAGTCTCTCAACTAAGAGTGTAAATGTGCCGAGCTCGGCCAGAAATTTGAGCTCAAGCTCGACGAGGCTGGAAATAGAGGCTCGAGCTCTAGcacatttttcaattatttttttccccctcaAATATCtggatttaaaaaattatggactgTTGTACCATCTgaaatacattattaaaaaaatttaaatataaactagaaagaaaatattaacaagAATACCAAAAGGAAGTAATACAatgaaagaaattgacaaccataaatacatttggtccatattttgttgtagggggtattgaaattataacgataaaattcatatacattatattaaatatttatttacaaaaaacttatcaaaatttactaaattgttgattaaaatttttttagataatataaatcataataccatattttatttttaatatataatgaataaatacCATTTTATCGCAAtggattgaaattttaatgataaaatacatatgcagtatattaattatttatttgccaaaaaattatcaaaacgtACTAAATCGTTGaataaacttgtttttaagtaacataaacaaaaatataatattttaactaaaactaaaatatgatatattgattaacAATTCTAATAAAtggtgaattttaataaatacattttgttgTAGTAAATATTGAAGTTATAACCATAAAATTCACgtgcattatattaaatatttattcataaaaaaagtataaaaacatactaaattatcaattaagcttgtttttagataatataaactaaaataccatattttaatatcatctaaaactaaaatatgatatattgacTAATATTCTAATACAtggtgaattttaaaataaatgcattttattGTAGCGGGTATTGAAATTATAacgataaaattcatatgcattatattaaatatatatttaaaaaagacaattatcaaaatgtactaaattatttattaactttgaGTTTTAGATAATATCAactaaaataacatatttaatatcatctaaaactaaaatatgagatattaacctataattctaatttatgttgaatcttaaatatttatttacaaaaagaatatcaaaacttactgaatttttgtttaaagctaatttttaaacaagataaataaaaatgtcttatttttttattcgataaaattaaaataaaagatatattgactaataattctaatatatgataaattttgaatataaacttgaaataatattgaatatgtacttaaataatatttaaaaaaatatatgagctAGCAATCCAGCTCACAAACATATAGTATATAGCTTGAGTTTAAATACGAGTCGACTCGACTCATCTTCCGCTCGTACTCACAATTAATCTTTATCCCCATCAACGCAATAATCTATGTGGCAACAGTAGTGCCGAGGCCTTCACAATACGGCATCGTTCTGGAACGAAAATTTCAAAGCCTAACAGGCTAACACCCATTCTAGCCAGCCcattaattattgttcaaCGAAAGCGTCGGTCGGTCGGAGCCTTGACTTCTTTTCACACTATTTAATTGCATGTTGATGTGacctatatttattttaataattttatataagatattatctattttaattaaaaaagaagaagattaCCTCACATACTTTTTTAAGTTAGGcccaattatataaaagaattattatactcttatattaaaattttgtataattacatataaactttTTCTATGCTTTCAGAAATTATGTCTAATATCCATGAGATTTGCTTACATCTAACAAAATAAGTtccttcattagtcaaaatttattgaatttgctaatattaataaaaaaaataaataaaaattgatatttaacatctttattactgacttattgcaagttaaaCAACTTTTTAcgcttataacggtgaaaatatactcctcacatgcattaacgcgtgaagacacatgagggtaatttggttataaaaagatttatttaacttgtaataaatcagtaataagtcaaccgggataaatatagatttgttttctgatttctttattaatcacagcaaattcagtgaattttaactaacgagtggacttatttgttatacgaAGACAAATTTTAAgggtgttagatataattcCAAACCACAAGAGGGGAGTGAAAATATCCTTGATATAAtgaaaaaagggaaacaagccCCTTGTCatattgcaaatgaataaattatcctctatggaaaaaatactttatttttctatgtttttcaAAGTGAAACAATTACCTTCCTGtctagggaggtaaattgcttcattatAAAGAACACAGTGGGGTAAactgctattattttttaatagaataataattttctcatttataattcacaaggagataaattatattaaacccctatataaatatcttctatcctttgtaaaattataagtacactaattgatattttaattataattacaagcaCACTCTCAATTCtgtgataaaattttaagtaaacATCCCTTAaggtatattacatttatatccTTTTATgcgtatttttataattttataaataaaaaaatatatgtataattagatttaatttcaaatagtGTGGAATTAATATAATCTAAAAAGAACGTTTAGTTAGAGAGAGTGAGTCTTGCAACTAACGTCCATGTCCAAATGTCTCTTTTCTATTTGATAGGGATACTGATAGTATGCAActattataaagtattttacATGTCTTTACATCATatatttgaatcaaaattttgaattaatgaaatttaagcattatatgaatatatatatatatatatatatattagaggGGTTAAATCCAAATTACATCTATAAACattaaaggataaatttcAACAACTTCCCTTAAGGTTTGTAGTAATTACTAATACCCCtcgttaattgaaaattataaatacctgatatttaatgaaattatgtaattattaaatgaaaatatgaaattgtcaattttatctttactgtaatttttttcttttaaaaaaaataaaattttataaaataatttgactgGATGGGtggaataatttgaaaaattattaaaaaaaaatgattcatttaattcaaaaaaattaaaaaatttaaaaaataaaaaaaaattgatagttcTTCGTccataagggtattttggtcaatttacCATGACAGAGACTGACATATTCACctaattgttagacaactgttaaaatcagggaaataatgctaattttttgaacagtgaatgaatattcataattatgaaaaattttagagaaaatttttgtaatttacccaaaattaaaatcggGACAAAATCTCTCTGAAGcctaaaataaaagaaaaaaaatgtctaATAGACacctaattttttcaaaagaaaaacatcttGAACCCCACTTCACTTTGTTGCATTTTTCACTCTAGCAATTCGTGACTGATTTTTATATCTTAGAGctgaatattatttattctgtGATTATTTGTTAACTACAAGAGCCATATATTCAGCttgcttaattttgttttcactCTTTAGCCTCCTCACACGTTgacagaaaagaaaactgaatgttaattgattatttgagtttttataattagcaAAGAAGGACAAAATacattaaaggaaaaaagtgCAGGCAACCGCAAccttttgtgatattgcaaacgagcaaattatccccttataaaaaaatagcaaaaatacctccctatatttttttaaaataaatcgattTATCTCATTAGACAGGGAGGTCATGAATTGCTCTATTATTTAAAAGCACGAGGTAAatgggtattttttttttaatatgtgataatttgatcatttacAATACCGAAGaaagataaattgtattaaacccataaattataaagaaaagtattattttagtatgctaagtatgcctaattttaattttagttcgataactatgttcatttttgtttaggtccagtgacttacgaaattgcttacttttagtcctctgacagattttcggacaattttacccctatgagtgcatatagACTAACACTGTCTCTCAAAATTGCatagggtaaaattgttcgaaaatctgtcagaggagtaaaagtaagcaatttcgtaagttactggatctaaataaaaatggacataattatcagactaaaattagaattaggcatacttagcggactaaaataatactttttcctaaatCATATGCATgccaaaatatgaaaatcagTTAAAAATTGCGTGATTGAAGAACATAACAAGCATTTTCTGCTTCTTGTGTAAAAAGCTAACATACATATTAAtctgaaattgatatttactaaTTTGGACATGATTTCAATATATGAATAGTGGAACTATAATTTTCCAATGGTTACAAATTCAAAGcgaataaaagatattattcgaaatatattttttgtttaaaagaaaaggttatttgttactatttttttagtataaattacatcaacacattctgaaactatatttaattacataaatatttcttttacaaaattataagtacatagATTATATCTAATTACACCAATATCTTATgttctttacaaaattacaagtatactTCCTTGCGTGTGTCGATGTAATTGACTTGTGGGGGTGTTTTTGTAAAATGATGTCTATGAATAAGGgatgtagttataattataattacacttttaatgaacgtatttataatttttaaaaagaataaattaaaggtGTATGTAACTGGACCTGAATTTAGGggatattgatgtaatttatcctttaatttaaatttcaattttctttatttctttggTATTGACTCTTGATTTACTCTCTCAAAGTCTTGTTCTAAAACCCAACTTTCCAATATGACTCACAACCACTTTCTCACTCCAAAACCACTTTAAATAGCCCATCCCCTCCCACATACCTACCCACACAcaaaatttgcaacacaaaaCTCACACAACACCACTGACAATTTCCCTCTTCATCTCTCCCTTTCAACCCTCAAACATGAATCCTTCAGACAAACTCTACTACCTCAAAAAGCTCACACAAATCCTACTCCCAATCTCCCTTTTCTCCCTCCTATTCTCTCATGAATCCTCACTTCCTCCCATGATGCTCCAATCCTATGATTATCTTGTCTCAAGTCTTTCCACCAACTTCTTCACCTACACAAGTGAGAGGAACTACGTGTTCCTCCTATGCAATGGGATTCTTGCCCTCATCATAGGAACATCGTTCGAGTCGGGCTCAAAGGGTATCAGATTTCGTGATCGTCACCCTGAACGAGTcaatgaatttcaagaaaagacTAAGTCGATAGAGGTTGTCGTAAAATTAGCCGAAGAAGCAGAGGGAAGGGAGGAAAATGGTCCGTCATCGTCTCCTATTGCAGAAGTTGACAAATACGTGGAATTAAATTGTCAAAACTGCGATGAGattgaggaagatgaagaagaggaTGGGGTTGATGACGACCAGGGGTGCTTGAGTGAAGATGAAATGAACAAGAAATTCGATGATTTTATCAAGAGGATGAAGCAAGAATTTCACGGCGTAcgaaataattcaattattcaatGATCATCGTGTTTAATTTGTAATGATCTTAGTGAgtttaactttaattttttggcttATGATGAGCACTTATGATCAATTATAgatattttgattgattttttatgctaataataataaatgttgatggataatttatttattatgaagcTTTCAAGTCCATCACATGCTGCTCGGGATAACATCTTgcaaatatttctaaattaacaGGTGTAAATAACtgaatatattcaaattaatattggcaacaattcaaaatttctaaACTTTTCGGtggttaaattaatattccataaaaattgtatatttgtggcaattttcatttaattagcctaaaagttaaaaaattacgaCAAGATTCAAAATCTGGCaccaaaataatagaaaattcaaatttttaggataaattgcacaaaatcgaccagaaaaaatattcaggtataaatttcattaaataaagttttcctgaatcttaaatttatcaaataaggaACTCAAAAATAGGCCAACATATTGATAAAAACACAATTATCTCTATCCACAAtcgtaatatattttaataataatattattttttaaataataaggtcGGAAATTTTAGCCATGTTTCGCTATCTACTTACgcacttaatttatattaatgcGACCGTCTAACTATGACAAGAAACTTGTAAcaaacaacattaaatattggAAACTACAAAATAGATATAACTAAACTTACAGATAAAAATTTCAAGGGCTACAAACAACTCACCTATTGTCAATTCTATATATAACCCTACATCCATATAAATAAGAccaagattaattaataagtaggAGGGGCCCGCATcaaagattttaatattttccgGTCATcctttgatatatttaaaataaaatttgatacaaATTGAAATAGACTTTTGATTGTGATTGAAAGAGACTGATTTCAGATGAGGAAATTGGTTTCAAAATGAgggttatttacatttatcaaattatattttttctcattttatttttttgaaattatagttaCACCTCATTCGAGAATCCTCTATTTACAGCtgtatctataaaaaaataatataaacttttaattttacaccTAACAACGTTtcgtataatatttttggtagaAATATCATAGTAATATCTTTATACTTGGAAATagataaatgcaatatatataaagtaaagtatgattgtaaataaaatattgttaccAAATCATTGccacaaaacaaaaagtaactggatgcaataatttatatggaaTGCTAGCTAAATGATGCATTGAATTAgaagtttttatatattttttttctaaggtcaatatttttcattcaaatcctCACAGAAGAGTTCAATTGTAAATGGAAAATTCTTGCAGGGGGtgtaaacataattttaaaatttttttggagtaaagtataatttcatatttttagagcaacagtaaatgtaattaacacTTAAAAATATGTGATGGGGAAAGTTTTATCAGTTAACAAAGTCAACCAAAAGATTACAAGGAAGTCTTTGTAAATATGTATgtaagtatgtatatatgaagtttcgtggaatttatGGATGTCGGTAGAGTTTGGACAAGTGAGGAAGACTTGGACTGTCGCACAGATGTAGTGAAGAAGACCAAGACCTGAAGCTTCGTTAGGGGAAAGGGTCATATTATATGATCCTAAGAGTAGAAAAACATatccttttttcttaaataaaaattatatatattgatgtgttAAAAAGTGAGATCgactatatttgtattattaaggTGCAATTTAACACGTTATCGCTAAAGTTCTTACAAAAAATCCCTCCTCTTCttaaaaagagtatttatacTGCTACAAAGTTATGTGATTTAGGGTAGGTGAAGGTGAAGtacaattttatcccttatCTACCCTTATTGCATAGGTATTTTAGTAATCTACTGTATTGTGATGATTGTTGATAAGTTTGACCGTAAACTTTCTTTTAAGAAAGATATATTCGTATTTTAGAAGACAAAATTTAGTGttcaagttttcttttatatgtatttatatatatatatatattattttgtttgtaagTGAATCgcattgtatatattattgtaattatacttgtttgaataattatgtacaacttttttccttatattttaaataataatttatatatttattaataattttaggcAAATTCGTAACGAGTTaagatttcttttttggatATTCTATTGGGATAAATCTAAATAGATAGttcaataatgaattatttaaattaatctaaataatattattttataaatttttttaaaaaatttgaaaaatatttcatttaattacaaaaatttagaggaaatattatttaaatagttaaaaataatattttttcacataaaaaaaGCACTCATATCCATTCAAAGCCACATAAAATGACAATGGAATCGTGTTCGTGAGCCATTAAacataaagggtaaattgcaaaaattgacCCGTAACTGGGGGTAGTATATTAAGGATTGTAATTTAGATCTTGGTAAAACATGCCCCGtagctttaaaaaaaaagtggcaATTCCTGCCCTCCGTCCAGATCtaaacaaattttagaaattttaccCCTCAACAGCTTTAAAATGAGCAGTTTAgtctattttcaattattttgcattCTAATGCGTATTTTTGTGCATGCTCCCcaagaatggtatcagagcctaggtttattgaaaaaatatatgtttatattacaTTGTGAAATGATTTATCCACTAATAGAGGAGACTctttgagaaaaaatgaatcaaataaaagttcgagttacaatgataacagggaatatttccaaattctggaaatacaaagaagagaatttctcttaaaaattcttgacaagtg
This genomic stretch from Sesamum indicum cultivar Zhongzhi No. 13 linkage group LG16, S_indicum_v1.0, whole genome shotgun sequence harbors:
- the LOC105178735 gene encoding uncharacterized protein LOC105178735, with the protein product MNPSDKLYYLKKLTQILLPISLFSLLFSHESSLPPMMLQSYDYLVSSLSTNFFTYTSERNYVFLLCNGILALIIGTSFESGSKGIRFRDRHPERVNEFQEKTKSIEVVVKLAEEAEGREENGPSSSPIAEVDKYVELNCQNCDEIEEDEEEDGVDDDQGCLSEDEMNKKFDDFIKRMKQEFHGVRNNSIIQ